The genomic stretch tagcagcttctacaatgtttgagacggacacaggaagttgtgtgtttgacaAAACTAAATTTTTATTGCGTTACTCAAATTTTTCAAAAgtcttattttttccgcttgtgtgtgctgggtgctgtgctttgtgctggctcactggcacgtgctcgggaggaacgccgaacaggggaggttactggcgtttggataggggtcgtggttccagagctggaggtcacttgttgagctgccatcaatgttatgttgttgctcaaattatttatgcttgcattcagttgtgtgttggttgcagtgtggctggctacaatccgggataaagactcattcacaacctggttgtgctgtattagttgtaCGAGTGTTTGTtggtggcgctgttgctcatcaatgatgcgcgttaaatgagccagcatttggttgttgtctgcccgtatttgctccatcgatgttgcgattcggcctacttggacaatcagtctgcccgagttgcgactaatgcgcggtagatgatggggcagactggcaaggtgttgggtatgtgcggtcaggctggcattgctttgggcctgttggcttgtccaactggaccaaaagtcatctggtatttgtggctggggtggagcttgtgccagttgtggactcatggaggcttgggggatatcctgcagctgtattggctggctcgggtcaacaggtgttagttgcagtgtgaaggttgcctgttggtcttgtccctgctggtccacgtcggccatcaagcttggctctgtatggggtggccaacatgcaatgtttacttttctaaaaatatatttgctagttctaaacattactacattcataatactccatttctcaAGTTTTTAGAGTTGTTTTTCTTAACTTATAATTTGTTTGTTctcaaaaaacatatataccatcacaggcgtgcacatagacagacttgcggaatcctcacctaact from Pseudophryne corroboree isolate aPseCor3 chromosome 5, aPseCor3.hap2, whole genome shotgun sequence encodes the following:
- the LOC134929535 gene encoding myb-related transcription factor, partner of profilin-like, which produces MALVRELMKHHRQLFGQDAGKVSSRRKSVLWGQVIVAVNSEGVVRRTEDTCRKRFYDIKRRVKAKMAKEAKSARKTGGGPPFRATYREWEEPVRALIPAEVVSATHVRDSDRPTQDVRQTSRPDRPQTTQDDAGIAGSASVSLPPLRRPSQGSGHLPRRPSKTRRLGTESAAPSSPPRRRISAVSPQPPLALLASPQSDEPRSPQLSEPSLMADVDQQGQDQQATFTLQLTPVDPSQPIQLQDIPQASMSPQLAQAPPQPQIPDDFWSSWTSQQAQSNASLTAHTQHLASLPHHLPRISRNSGRLIVQVGRIATSMEQIRADNNQMLAHLTRIIDEQQRHQQTLVQLIQHNQVVNESLSRIVASHTATNTQLNASINNLSNNITLMAAQQVTSSSGTTTPIQTPVTSPVRRSSRARASEPAQSTAPSTHKRKK